A stretch of the Streptomyces sp. WMMB303 genome encodes the following:
- a CDS encoding alpha/beta hydrolase translates to MAERRDEVTAAADGTPVASYTWWPEGEVRALVQIAHGAAEHALRYERFARRLTASGYAVVASDHRGHGRTAAGTGGYGAAGAEGWRSTVADLKEVGDRARARLPAGAPLFLLGHSMGSQLARDYAQEYGGGLSGLVLSGTFRSLPGCDPEAAVRRLERQVAEEGRNAPSDFTTLLFGSFNDPFTHRTGFEWLSRDPDEVEVYVGDERCGFPFGAGLSLDWVRGSRKINDPEQFARIPRELPVHIAVGDQDPCHQGLTLVHELLEDFRHRGTRDLGWRAYPGARHEILNETNRNEVEADLLAWFDRRLDAAPGA, encoded by the coding sequence GTGGCGGAACGGCGGGACGAGGTCACGGCCGCGGCGGACGGGACGCCGGTGGCGAGCTACACCTGGTGGCCGGAGGGCGAGGTGCGCGCGCTGGTCCAGATCGCGCACGGTGCCGCCGAACACGCGCTGCGCTACGAACGGTTCGCGCGCCGGCTGACTGCGAGCGGCTACGCGGTGGTGGCCTCGGACCACCGGGGTCACGGCCGCACGGCCGCCGGCACCGGCGGCTACGGAGCGGCGGGCGCGGAGGGCTGGCGGTCCACGGTCGCCGATCTCAAGGAGGTCGGCGACCGGGCCCGGGCCCGGCTGCCCGCCGGTGCCCCGCTGTTCCTGCTGGGCCACAGCATGGGCTCGCAGCTCGCCCGCGACTACGCACAGGAATACGGCGGCGGCCTCTCCGGGCTGGTGCTCTCCGGTACGTTCCGCTCGCTGCCCGGCTGCGATCCCGAGGCGGCCGTGCGGCGGCTGGAACGGCAGGTCGCCGAGGAGGGCAGGAACGCCCCGTCGGACTTCACCACGCTGCTCTTCGGCTCCTTCAACGACCCCTTCACACACCGCACGGGCTTCGAGTGGCTCTCCCGCGACCCGGACGAGGTCGAGGTCTACGTCGGGGACGAGCGCTGCGGCTTCCCCTTCGGCGCGGGGCTGTCCCTGGACTGGGTGCGCGGCTCCCGCAAGATCAACGATCCGGAGCAGTTCGCCCGGATCCCGCGCGAGCTGCCGGTCCATATCGCCGTCGGCGACCAGGACCCCTGCCATCAGGGGCTGACGCTCGTCCACGAGCTGCTGGAGGACTTCCGCCACCGCGGTACGCGCGATCTGGGCTGGCGCGCCTACCCGGGCGCCCGGCACGAGATCCTCAACGAGACCAACCGGAACGAGGTCGAGGCCGACCTGCTGGCCTGGTTCGACCGCCGGCTGGACGCGGCCCCCGGCGCCTAG
- a CDS encoding glycoside hydrolase family 2 TIM barrel-domain containing protein, whose translation MNPKPWARRSFLATTGGTLAGWAAFQEQKAAFAAAGRAEPTGREVGREWDADPTVFQVNREPARATLIPYRDRTSALRGTPGDSPYHRSLNGDWRFHWCENPEKRPEGFHRTDFDDRGWDRLPVPSNWEMHGYREPVYLNIKYPWTGYEQPEPPDVPAKFNPVGSYRRTFRVPRGWHGRRTLLSFQGVKSAFFVWVNGKRVGYSEDSYTPAEFDIGEQLQDGENTLAVQVYRWSDGSWLEDQDMIDLSGIFRDVYLYSVPRVHLHDAEVRTALDDARNSAELTVRARIRDTTGGTAGKYTVSGVLYDADGHRVRTGPLKGSAQPPAGGIADLELTGTVRAPRLWSAESPSLYTLVLTVRDQGGDRSEVQRVRFGFRELTFGPGRLHLNGRPLLFAGTNRHETDPVHGQAVPEETMLRDIELMKQHNINAVRTSHYPDSPRWLELCDEYGLYVIGETNLETHGVRDSVPGSLPEWTEACLDRARSMVERDKNHPCVVLWSLGNEAGSGENFRTMADWFHRRDPTRPVHYEGMSSVADVESRMYAKPDEVEEYGRSGDTKPFMLCEYAHSMGNSTGNLQEYWDLFEKYPNLHGGFIWDWVDQTIRKPVPGDPSRSYQSYGGDWVSGYPSDGNFCCNGVVRSDRRVNPAMAEVKRVYQRVAFSGGKAARGEVGIANKYTFTGLDAYELRWEVTRDGERTGHGTVRPPRTGPGATSTLRLPLERPSRPVPGAEYWLNLSLVLRRRSPWAEAGHEVAGAQFPLTEWQKAAAQPRETGLPPVEYEETGEQVTVTGRDFSLTLDKDRGTLTDFRHRGVVLLTEGPVPNFWRAPTDNDRGRGFQKTAGTWKEAGARRTTDSVQVTRDSRSQIAVEVRSTLPTSPASSAHTTVLTVRGDGEVRVAHTLEPGSGLPDLPLVGALFTLPGELSTFGWYGRGPHENYRDRATGAPVGRYRSEVADRYTPYVRPQECGNVTGVRWGELTGKHRAGLRVTTEDGDYLELSALRYTPADLDGPGHPYELAPGKETVLGVNHRQMGVGGNDSWGAPPLEKYLLHADRTYRYGYRLRAVR comes from the coding sequence ATGAATCCGAAGCCATGGGCACGACGGAGCTTTCTCGCAACGACCGGTGGCACTCTGGCGGGCTGGGCCGCCTTCCAGGAACAGAAGGCGGCCTTCGCCGCCGCGGGGCGGGCCGAACCGACCGGGCGGGAAGTCGGGCGGGAGTGGGACGCCGACCCCACCGTCTTCCAGGTGAACCGCGAACCGGCGCGCGCGACCCTCATCCCCTACCGCGACCGCACATCCGCCCTCAGGGGCACGCCCGGAGACTCCCCGTACCACCGGTCGCTGAACGGCGACTGGCGCTTCCACTGGTGCGAGAACCCGGAGAAGCGCCCGGAGGGGTTCCACCGCACCGACTTCGACGACAGGGGCTGGGACCGGTTGCCCGTCCCGTCCAACTGGGAGATGCACGGCTACCGGGAGCCGGTCTACCTGAACATCAAGTACCCGTGGACGGGCTACGAGCAGCCGGAACCCCCCGACGTCCCGGCGAAGTTCAACCCGGTCGGCTCCTACCGGCGGACCTTCCGGGTGCCCCGCGGCTGGCACGGCAGGCGCACCCTCCTGTCCTTCCAGGGGGTGAAGTCGGCCTTCTTCGTCTGGGTGAACGGCAAGCGGGTCGGCTACAGCGAGGACAGCTACACCCCGGCCGAGTTCGACATCGGCGAGCAACTCCAGGACGGCGAGAACACCCTGGCCGTGCAGGTCTACCGCTGGTCCGACGGCAGTTGGCTGGAGGACCAGGACATGATCGACCTGTCCGGGATCTTCCGCGACGTGTACCTGTACTCGGTGCCCCGCGTCCACCTCCACGACGCCGAGGTCCGCACCGCACTCGACGACGCGCGCAACAGCGCCGAGCTCACGGTCCGCGCCCGGATACGCGACACCACCGGCGGCACGGCCGGGAAGTACACCGTCTCCGGGGTCCTCTACGACGCGGACGGCCACCGGGTGCGGACCGGCCCCCTCAAAGGCAGCGCCCAGCCCCCGGCGGGCGGCATCGCCGACCTGGAGCTGACCGGCACGGTGCGGGCGCCCCGGTTGTGGTCGGCGGAGAGCCCCAGCCTCTACACGCTGGTACTGACCGTGCGGGATCAGGGCGGCGACCGCAGCGAGGTGCAGCGGGTGCGCTTCGGATTCCGCGAGCTGACGTTCGGGCCCGGGAGACTGCACCTCAACGGCCGTCCGCTGCTCTTCGCCGGCACCAACCGGCACGAGACGGATCCCGTGCACGGCCAGGCGGTGCCGGAGGAGACCATGCTGCGCGACATCGAACTGATGAAGCAGCACAACATCAACGCCGTCCGCACCTCGCACTACCCCGACTCGCCCCGCTGGCTGGAGCTCTGCGACGAGTACGGTCTCTACGTCATCGGCGAGACCAACCTGGAGACCCACGGGGTCCGCGACTCCGTGCCCGGCTCCCTCCCGGAGTGGACCGAGGCGTGCCTGGACCGGGCCCGCAGCATGGTCGAACGGGACAAGAACCACCCGTGCGTGGTGCTGTGGTCGCTCGGCAACGAGGCGGGCAGCGGCGAGAACTTCCGCACCATGGCCGACTGGTTCCACCGGCGCGACCCGACCCGGCCCGTGCACTACGAGGGCATGAGTTCCGTCGCCGATGTCGAGAGCCGCATGTACGCCAAACCCGACGAGGTCGAGGAGTACGGCAGGTCGGGCGACACCAAGCCGTTCATGCTGTGCGAGTACGCCCACTCCATGGGCAACAGCACCGGCAATCTCCAGGAGTACTGGGACCTCTTCGAGAAGTACCCCAACCTGCACGGCGGGTTCATCTGGGACTGGGTGGACCAGACCATCCGGAAGCCGGTGCCCGGCGATCCCTCGCGCAGCTACCAGTCCTACGGCGGCGACTGGGTCTCCGGCTATCCGAGCGACGGCAACTTCTGCTGCAACGGCGTCGTCCGCTCCGACCGCCGGGTCAACCCCGCGATGGCCGAGGTCAAACGGGTCTACCAGCGGGTCGCCTTCTCCGGTGGGAAGGCCGCGCGGGGCGAGGTCGGGATCGCCAACAAGTACACGTTCACCGGATTGGACGCCTACGAACTGCGCTGGGAGGTCACCCGCGACGGCGAGCGCACCGGGCACGGCACCGTACGGCCGCCCCGTACCGGGCCCGGTGCGACGAGCACCCTCCGGCTGCCCCTCGAGCGCCCCTCCCGCCCGGTACCGGGCGCCGAGTACTGGCTGAACCTCTCCCTCGTGCTGCGGCGGCGCAGCCCCTGGGCCGAGGCCGGGCACGAGGTCGCGGGCGCGCAGTTCCCCCTCACCGAGTGGCAGAAGGCCGCCGCCCAGCCGCGGGAGACCGGACTGCCGCCCGTCGAGTACGAGGAGACCGGCGAGCAGGTCACCGTCACCGGCCGGGACTTCTCCCTCACCCTCGACAAGGACCGCGGCACCCTGACCGACTTCCGGCACCGGGGCGTGGTGCTGCTCACGGAAGGCCCGGTGCCCAACTTCTGGCGCGCGCCCACCGACAACGACCGCGGCCGCGGGTTCCAGAAGACGGCCGGGACATGGAAGGAGGCGGGCGCCCGCCGCACCACCGACAGCGTGCAGGTCACCCGGGACAGCCGCTCGCAGATCGCCGTCGAGGTCCGCAGCACCCTGCCGACCTCGCCCGCGAGCAGCGCCCACACCACCGTCCTCACCGTGCGCGGCGACGGGGAGGTGCGGGTGGCGCACACCCTGGAGCCCGGCTCAGGACTGCCCGACCTGCCGCTGGTCGGGGCGCTGTTCACCCTCCCCGGGGAGCTCTCCACCTTCGGCTGGTACGGCCGCGGACCGCACGAGAACTACCGGGACCGCGCGACCGGTGCTCCCGTGGGCCGCTACCGCTCCGAGGTGGCGGACCGGTACACGCCGTACGTACGCCCGCAGGAGTGCGGCAACGTCACCGGTGTGCGCTGGGGTGAGCTGACCGGAAAACACAGGGCCGGTCTGCGGGTCACCACCGAGGACGGAGACTATCTGGAACTCAGCGCCCTCCGGTACACCCCGGCCGACCTGGACGGTCCGGGCCACCCCTACGAACTCGCCCCCGGGAAGGAGACCGTGCTCGGAGTCAACCACCGGCAGATGGGGGTCGGCGGCAACGACTCGTGGGGAGCCCCGCCGCTGGAGAAGTACCTTCTTCACGCGGATCGCACCTACCGCTACGGTTACCGCCTGCGCGCGGTGCGGTGA
- a CDS encoding ATP-binding protein — protein sequence MAESLSYATLNGRGVSASASPAVPPAAPRGTNVPARRRHGRPRAQTRARENVGDAAVRRRLVRLALLPSGAVAVTGTLVVGCVLGAREGAEPIGAGLWTLLVLAALLAGAALGSAWLLAEAEARGSAARCAALRRNLVRGQAELRSMLWALRHGERPVTRTRAPEAEPVGDALDLLGHEAALAQCAAESALVEAVVLTAEARDGGEERTEVFVGLARRLQSLVHREIELIDRLENQIEDPDLLKGVFRVDHVATRTRRHAENLAVLGGATAHRRWTRPVSLSEALRSAVAEVEHYTRVQLVPPIEGTVHGQAVADVVHLLAELIENATVFSPPEAHVLVRTQRVAAGLAVEVEDRGPGMDPAAQQRLNAVLAEPGRTDATELVRDGRIGLYVVAALARRHGIVVRLQNNIYGGVQAVAVLPQRLLGRTGEPAPGAPPESASGRTAAPTGPGRRRGPVAGAARGAAAGPGAGTRRSEPGPGADSAAGPGSPARGARSGTGTRGRPAAPPTPAPATVPAPADVAARAPGVRPTADPEGAGADAPTGTRDTADPRPRARARGTERGPATPLPFAPSAPAEDPGDAQGAPGRHPLPRRDGQERTAAERDPAVRPRDEGDPADRESEQGGAARAPRE from the coding sequence ATGGCCGAATCCCTGAGCTACGCGACCCTGAATGGAAGGGGAGTATCCGCTTCCGCTTCGCCCGCGGTCCCACCGGCCGCGCCGCGCGGCACAAACGTCCCCGCACGGCGGCGGCACGGCAGGCCGCGGGCGCAGACCCGGGCCCGGGAGAACGTGGGGGACGCCGCCGTACGGCGGCGCCTGGTCCGGCTCGCGCTGCTGCCCTCGGGGGCGGTAGCGGTCACCGGAACCCTTGTCGTCGGCTGTGTGCTGGGAGCCCGCGAGGGAGCCGAACCGATCGGCGCCGGGCTGTGGACCCTGCTGGTGCTCGCTGCACTGCTCGCCGGTGCCGCCCTGGGCTCCGCCTGGCTGCTGGCCGAGGCCGAGGCGCGCGGCAGCGCCGCACGCTGCGCGGCGCTGCGGCGGAACCTGGTGCGGGGGCAGGCCGAACTCCGCTCGATGCTCTGGGCGCTGCGGCACGGCGAGCGCCCGGTGACCCGCACCCGGGCCCCGGAGGCCGAACCCGTCGGCGACGCGCTGGACCTGCTCGGCCACGAGGCGGCACTCGCCCAGTGCGCCGCGGAGTCCGCCCTCGTCGAGGCGGTCGTGCTGACGGCGGAGGCGCGCGACGGCGGCGAGGAGCGGACCGAGGTCTTCGTCGGACTCGCCCGCCGGCTCCAGTCCCTGGTGCACCGGGAGATCGAGCTCATCGACCGGCTGGAGAACCAGATCGAGGACCCCGACCTGCTCAAAGGCGTCTTCCGCGTCGACCACGTCGCCACCCGCACCCGGCGGCACGCGGAGAACCTGGCGGTACTCGGCGGCGCGACGGCGCACCGCCGGTGGACCCGCCCCGTCTCCCTCTCCGAGGCACTCCGCTCCGCCGTCGCCGAGGTCGAGCACTACACGAGGGTGCAGTTGGTGCCTCCGATCGAGGGCACGGTGCACGGACAGGCCGTCGCGGACGTCGTCCACCTGCTGGCCGAACTCATCGAGAACGCCACGGTCTTCTCCCCGCCGGAGGCCCACGTGCTGGTGCGCACCCAGCGTGTCGCCGCCGGACTCGCGGTCGAGGTCGAGGACCGGGGGCCGGGCATGGACCCCGCCGCACAGCAGCGCCTCAACGCGGTGCTCGCCGAGCCCGGCCGGACCGACGCCACCGAACTGGTGCGGGACGGCCGCATCGGCCTCTACGTCGTCGCCGCCCTGGCCCGGCGGCACGGCATCGTCGTCCGGCTGCAGAACAACATCTACGGCGGGGTGCAGGCCGTCGCCGTCCTGCCGCAGCGTCTGCTGGGCCGCACCGGCGAACCCGCCCCCGGCGCCCCTCCGGAGAGCGCATCCGGCCGAACCGCAGCGCCCACGGGTCCCGGCCGGCGGCGCGGGCCGGTCGCGGGCGCCGCTCGGGGGGCCGCCGCCGGGCCGGGAGCGGGCACGCGGCGGTCGGAACCGGGGCCGGGGGCGGACTCGGCTGCCGGGCCCGGGAGCCCGGCCCGGGGAGCGCGTTCCGGCACGGGCACCCGCGGTCGGCCCGCCGCGCCACCGACCCCGGCGCCGGCGACTGTTCCGGCCCCGGCCGACGTCGCCGCCCGCGCGCCGGGGGTGCGGCCCACCGCCGACCCGGAAGGGGCCGGGGCCGACGCGCCGACCGGCACGCGTGACACCGCGGATCCGCGGCCGCGGGCCCGGGCACGCGGCACGGAACGCGGGCCCGCCACGCCGCTGCCCTTCGCGCCGTCCGCACCGGCCGAGGACCCTGGGGACGCCCAGGGCGCGCCGGGGCGCCACCCGCTGCCCCGGCGCGACGGGCAGGAGCGCACCGCCGCCGAGCGCGACCCCGCGGTCCGGCCCCGGGACGAGGGCGATCCCGCCGACCGGGAGAGCGAACAGGGAGGGGCGGCCCGGGCACCTCGTGAATGA
- a CDS encoding alpha-ketoglutarate-dependent dioxygenase AlkB: protein MSAELFPRPAEEVAAGAVLLPGRLAESAQRDLLAACRDWALPPAGLRTVRMPGGGEMSVRQLSLGRHWYPYGYAPTVVDGGGEPVKPFPGWLGEWARAAVDAAAEAAGEPRYGPGPCTVRYDVALVNFYGAGARMGMHRDSDEPSEAPVVSFSLGDSCVFRFGNTEGRGRPWRDVLLRSGDAFVFGGPARRAYHGVPRTEPGSAPPGLGLRGRVNVTVRAY from the coding sequence GTGAGTGCGGAGCTGTTCCCCCGGCCCGCGGAGGAGGTCGCCGCGGGCGCCGTCCTGCTGCCCGGGCGGCTGGCGGAGAGTGCCCAGCGGGACCTGCTGGCCGCGTGCCGGGACTGGGCGCTGCCGCCCGCGGGGCTGCGGACCGTGCGGATGCCGGGCGGCGGTGAGATGTCGGTGCGCCAGCTGAGCCTGGGGCGGCACTGGTACCCGTACGGGTACGCGCCGACGGTGGTGGACGGCGGCGGGGAGCCCGTCAAGCCGTTCCCCGGCTGGCTGGGGGAGTGGGCCAGGGCCGCGGTGGACGCGGCTGCCGAGGCGGCCGGGGAACCGCGGTACGGCCCGGGGCCGTGCACCGTCCGGTACGACGTGGCGCTGGTGAACTTCTACGGCGCCGGTGCGCGGATGGGCATGCACCGGGACAGTGACGAGCCCTCCGAGGCGCCCGTCGTCTCCTTCAGTCTGGGGGACTCCTGCGTCTTCCGCTTCGGGAACACCGAGGGGCGCGGTCGGCCCTGGCGGGACGTGCTGCTCCGCAGCGGCGACGCGTTCGTCTTCGGCGGCCCGGCGCGCCGGGCCTACCACGGGGTTCCCCGCACCGAGCCGGGGTCCGCGCCGCCCGGACTGGGCCTGCGGGGGCGGGTGAACGTCACCGTCAGGGCGTACTGA
- a CDS encoding tyrosine-protein phosphatase — translation MVLTGVRNFRDVGGLPTADGRRVRSGVLFRSGHLAHATPEDATALGALALHTVFDFRNSADRALDGPDIELPGVRNVSLPLSDPADGAEFWRLVRDGELDQLQTILGDGLAVRRMTDSYRTMIRERTAEHSRILHALAEDSLPALLHCAAGKDRAGLSIAIALLALGVDRDAVEEDYLQSNHPHRRYRIHRSGKSRAGMSPEVLELLAPLFEARAGYLHAAFAAIDETWGGVDAYLAEGLRLSEATRTRLKSRLLEP, via the coding sequence ATGGTACTGACCGGGGTGCGGAACTTCCGGGACGTCGGCGGGCTGCCGACGGCCGACGGGCGCCGGGTGCGCAGCGGCGTACTCTTCCGCAGCGGACACCTGGCACACGCGACGCCCGAGGACGCCACCGCGCTGGGCGCACTCGCGCTGCACACCGTCTTCGACTTCCGCAACTCCGCCGACCGGGCGCTCGACGGCCCCGACATCGAGCTGCCGGGCGTGCGCAACGTCAGTCTGCCGCTCTCCGACCCGGCCGACGGAGCCGAGTTCTGGCGACTGGTGCGGGACGGCGAGCTCGACCAACTCCAGACGATCCTCGGCGACGGTCTCGCCGTCCGGCGGATGACCGACTCCTACCGCACCATGATCCGCGAGCGGACGGCCGAGCACAGCCGGATCCTGCACGCGCTCGCCGAGGACAGCCTGCCCGCGCTGCTGCACTGCGCCGCGGGCAAGGACCGGGCGGGCCTCTCGATCGCCATCGCCCTGCTGGCGCTCGGCGTCGACCGGGACGCCGTGGAGGAGGACTACCTGCAGTCCAACCACCCGCACCGGCGCTACCGGATCCACCGCAGCGGCAAGTCCCGGGCGGGGATGTCCCCGGAGGTCCTGGAACTGCTCGCGCCGCTCTTCGAGGCCCGGGCCGGCTACCTCCACGCGGCGTTCGCCGCCATCGACGAGACCTGGGGCGGCGTGGACGCCTATCTGGCCGAGGGGCTGCGACTCTCCGAGGCGACCCGCACCCGGCTCAAGTCGCGTCTGCTGGAGCCCTGA
- a CDS encoding aspartate aminotransferase family protein, with product MTGFDLTKLLAERSGERYELHMRHLNHQLPRMLHTIGFDKVYDRAEGAYFYDAEDNAYLDMLAGFGVMGVGRHHPVVRRALHDVLDAQLADLTRFDCQPLPGLLAEQLLARAPGLDRVFFGNSGTEAVETALKFARYATGRPRVLYCDHAFHGLTTGSLSVNGEDGFRDGFAPLLPDTPVPLGDTAALERELRKKDVAALVVEPVQGKGVHAAPPGYLRAARELLHRHGALLIADEVQTGLGRTGDFFAYQHEPDVDPDLVCVAKSLSGGYVPVGATLGKEWIFKKVYSSMDRVLVHSASFGSNAQAMAAGLATLAVMDDERLTENARRTGDLLRSRLAALVDEYELLHEVRGRGLMIGIEFGRPRSLKLRSRWTMLQAARKGLFAQMVVVPLLQKHRILTQVSGDHLEVIKLIPPLVVGEAEVDRFVAAFTQVMDDAHRGGGLMWDFGRTLIRQAVANR from the coding sequence GTGACCGGCTTCGACCTGACAAAGCTGCTGGCCGAACGGAGCGGCGAGCGCTACGAACTGCACATGCGCCACCTCAATCACCAGCTTCCGCGCATGCTGCACACCATCGGCTTCGACAAGGTCTATGACCGCGCCGAGGGCGCCTACTTCTACGACGCCGAGGACAACGCGTACCTCGACATGCTGGCCGGCTTCGGCGTCATGGGCGTGGGGCGGCATCATCCGGTCGTACGGCGGGCGCTGCACGACGTCCTGGACGCGCAGCTCGCCGACCTCACCCGCTTCGACTGCCAGCCGCTGCCGGGGCTGCTGGCCGAGCAGCTGCTGGCCCGCGCTCCCGGACTCGACCGGGTCTTCTTCGGCAACAGCGGTACCGAGGCCGTGGAGACGGCGCTCAAGTTCGCCCGGTACGCCACCGGCAGACCCAGGGTGCTGTACTGCGACCACGCCTTCCACGGCCTGACCACCGGTTCGCTGTCCGTCAACGGTGAGGACGGCTTCCGCGACGGATTCGCACCGCTGCTGCCCGACACCCCCGTCCCGCTGGGCGACACGGCCGCGCTGGAGCGCGAGCTGCGGAAGAAGGACGTGGCCGCGCTGGTCGTGGAGCCCGTCCAGGGCAAGGGCGTGCACGCGGCGCCGCCGGGCTATCTGCGTGCCGCGCGGGAGTTGCTGCACCGGCACGGGGCGCTGCTCATCGCGGACGAGGTGCAGACCGGGCTGGGCCGCACCGGCGACTTCTTCGCCTACCAGCACGAGCCGGACGTCGATCCCGACCTGGTGTGCGTGGCGAAGTCGCTCTCGGGCGGCTACGTCCCGGTCGGCGCGACCCTCGGCAAGGAGTGGATCTTCAAGAAGGTCTACTCGTCCATGGACCGGGTGCTGGTGCACTCCGCCAGCTTCGGGTCCAATGCCCAGGCCATGGCGGCCGGGCTGGCCACCCTCGCCGTCATGGACGACGAGCGGCTCACCGAGAACGCCCGCCGCACGGGGGATCTGCTCCGCTCCCGGCTCGCGGCGCTGGTGGACGAGTACGAGCTGCTGCACGAGGTGCGCGGCCGGGGTCTGATGATCGGCATCGAGTTCGGCAGGCCCAGGTCACTGAAGCTGCGGAGTCGCTGGACGATGCTCCAGGCGGCGCGCAAGGGGCTGTTCGCGCAGATGGTGGTCGTTCCGCTGCTGCAGAAGCACCGGATCCTCACGCAGGTCTCCGGGGACCATCTGGAAGTGATCAAGTTGATCCCGCCGCTGGTGGTCGGGGAAGCCGAGGTGGACCGCTTCGTGGCCGCCTTCACCCAGGTCATGGACGACGCGCACCGTGGCGGCGGACTCATGTGGGACTTCGGGCGCACCCTGATCAGGCAGGCGGTGGCCAACCGCTGA
- the hpnH gene encoding adenosyl-hopene transferase HpnH, with protein MAMPLRQTLRIGTYLFQQKLRRRERFPLIVELEPLFACNLKCEGCGKIQHPAGVLKQRMPVAQAVGAVLESGAPMVSIAGGEPLMHPQIGEIVRQLVARRKYVFLCTNAMLLRKKMDEFTPSPYFAFAVHIDGLRERHDESVAKEGVFDEAVAAMKEAKRRGFRVTTNSTFFNTDTPQTVVEVLNYLNDELQVDEMMVSPAYAYEKAPDQEHFLGVEQTRELFKKAFAQGNRDRWRLNHSPLFLDFLEGKADFDCTAWAIPNYSLFGWQRPCYLMSDGYVATYRELVEETDWEKYGRGKDPRCANCMAHCGYEPTAVLATMGSLKESLRAAREAASSKAG; from the coding sequence ATGGCCATGCCGCTCCGCCAGACGCTCCGTATCGGGACGTATCTCTTCCAGCAGAAGCTCCGCAGGCGGGAGAGATTCCCGCTCATCGTGGAGCTGGAACCGCTCTTCGCGTGCAACCTCAAGTGCGAGGGATGCGGGAAGATCCAGCACCCCGCCGGAGTGCTCAAGCAGCGGATGCCGGTGGCCCAGGCGGTGGGGGCGGTGCTGGAGTCCGGGGCGCCGATGGTCTCCATCGCGGGCGGCGAGCCGCTGATGCACCCGCAGATCGGGGAGATCGTGCGGCAGCTGGTGGCCCGGCGCAAGTATGTCTTCCTCTGCACCAACGCCATGCTGCTGCGCAAGAAGATGGACGAGTTCACGCCCTCGCCCTATTTCGCGTTCGCCGTGCACATCGACGGGCTGCGGGAGCGGCACGACGAATCCGTCGCCAAGGAGGGCGTGTTCGACGAGGCGGTGGCCGCGATGAAGGAGGCCAAGCGCCGCGGATTCCGGGTCACCACCAACTCCACGTTCTTCAACACCGACACTCCGCAGACCGTCGTCGAGGTGCTGAACTACCTCAACGACGAGCTGCAGGTGGACGAGATGATGGTCTCGCCCGCCTACGCCTATGAGAAGGCGCCCGACCAGGAGCACTTCCTGGGTGTCGAGCAGACCAGGGAGCTGTTCAAGAAGGCGTTCGCGCAGGGCAACAGGGACCGGTGGCGGCTCAACCACAGTCCGCTCTTCCTCGACTTCCTGGAGGGCAAGGCCGACTTCGACTGCACGGCCTGGGCCATCCCCAACTACTCCCTCTTCGGCTGGCAGCGGCCCTGCTACCTGATGAGCGACGGCTATGTGGCCACCTACCGGGAGCTGGTCGAGGAGACCGACTGGGAGAAGTACGGGCGCGGCAAGGACCCCCGGTGTGCGAACTGCATGGCGCACTGCGGATACGAGCCGACCGCCGTGCTGGCCACCATGGGCTCCCTCAAGGAGTCGCTGCGTGCCGCCCGCGAGGCGGCGAGCAGCAAGGCGGGGTAG
- a CDS encoding 1-hydroxy-2-methyl-2-butenyl 4-diphosphate reductase: MESPAAPGPLLLTCALGIEHLALRRGLEHPGGQEPDGGPGAGDVRLVRSGMGAQAARRALAGALARETVPGATAVLATGFCAGLAPGMRPGDLVVAAQTRDARGHTPCTGTELLAAAAARYGTVHVGPLVGTDHVVRGRARAVLHETGAIAADMESAAALDTAAAGTARRPVAAVRVVVDAPGHELIRIGTLRGGISAFRVLRGVLPAFLEWHRSLLLPWR; the protein is encoded by the coding sequence ATGGAGAGCCCGGCGGCCCCGGGCCCACTGCTGCTGACGTGTGCGCTCGGCATCGAGCACCTCGCGCTGCGCCGGGGCCTGGAGCATCCGGGCGGCCAAGAGCCGGACGGGGGACCCGGAGCCGGGGACGTGCGGCTCGTGCGCAGCGGCATGGGCGCGCAGGCCGCGCGGCGCGCCCTGGCCGGGGCGCTCGCCCGGGAGACCGTGCCCGGCGCCACCGCGGTGCTGGCCACCGGCTTCTGCGCCGGGCTCGCGCCCGGGATGCGTCCGGGCGACCTGGTGGTGGCGGCGCAGACCCGGGACGCCCGGGGCCACACGCCGTGCACCGGGACCGAACTGCTGGCCGCCGCCGCGGCCCGGTACGGAACCGTCCATGTGGGCCCGCTGGTGGGAACCGACCATGTGGTGCGGGGCCGGGCCAGGGCGGTCCTGCACGAGACCGGAGCCATCGCGGCGGACATGGAGTCCGCCGCGGCTCTGGACACCGCTGCGGCGGGCACGGCCCGGCGTCCGGTTGCGGCCGTACGGGTGGTGGTGGACGCTCCCGGCCATGAGCTGATCCGCATCGGGACACTGCGGGGTGGAATATCGGCATTCCGCGTGCTTCGCGGAGTCCTGCCCGCCTTTCTCGAATGGCACCGATCCCTGCTGCTCCCCTGGAGGTGA